Within Pseudomonas cichorii, the genomic segment TATGGGCATCCATTGCCTGTCCTGGACAGAAGCCTGCTTGAGGAGCATCGATGAACGCAGTGGAGATCAGTTCGTTGGCAGTGGGCTTCAAGCGCGGCTTGAGCCACTTCAAGGCGCTGGAAGTCGAGCAGATACAGATCGGGCAGGGCGAGTGTTACGGCCTGATTGGCGGCTCCGGTTCCGGCAAGTCGACTCTGTTGAGGGTGCTTGCGGGACTGCAGCGTGACTGGCAGGGCGGCGTTCAAGTGTTCGGCCAGTCTCTTGTGGCGCAGCAAGCCTTCAAGGGCAAACTGCGCCGCGATGTCCAGATGGTGTTCCAGGACCCATACGCTTCATTGCATCCCTTGCACCGCATTCGTCGCAGCCTGCGCGAGCCGCGGCAAGTCAACGGATTGCCTTTTGATGAACACAGCCTGGTGGCCTCACTGGAGCAAGTGGGTTTGCCCGCCGAGGTTCTGGACCGTTATCCGCATCAACTCTCCGGTGGCCAGCGACAACGAATCGCCATCGTTCGTGCATTGCAGTTGCAACCCGGATTACTGCTGCTCGACGAGCCCACCTCGGCGCTGGACATGACCGTACAGGCAGAAATCCTCAACCTGCTTCAAGGGCTGCGACGCGATACCGGGATGACCATGATCCTCGTCAGTCACGACATGAATACGGTTGCACATCTGTGCGACAGGGCTTTGGTGATCAAGGGCGGCAGCATTGAGCGACGGCTGGACAGGGAAGGGTTATCGGCCATTGTTTGATAAGAGCGCAGACATTATTCAGCCCGGATATTTGACCGTTCGGTCATATCTGCTTAGGGTAGCGCGCTTTGTTTTGCTTCGAGATTGTCATGACCAACCGCTCTAAACTACCGCCTACCGTCTACCTGCTGGGTTTGACGATCTTCACACTGGTCACCGCAGAGTTCATGGTGGCCGGGATGATGCCGGCGTTGGCCGACTCATTCTCGGTGAGCCTTGCCCAGGTCGGTAACCTCATTGCCTTTTATGCACTGGGCATGGCACTGGGCGGGCCGCCTGTCATGGTGCTTCTGGTTTCCCGCAGCATTGGCAATAAGCCTGCACTCATCGGGCTATTGGCTGTGTATGTTGCTGCCGGAGTACTGGCATCGGCGGCGCAAAGCTACGAAATCCTGTTGCTG encodes:
- a CDS encoding ABC transporter ATP-binding protein; this translates as MNAVEISSLAVGFKRGLSHFKALEVEQIQIGQGECYGLIGGSGSGKSTLLRVLAGLQRDWQGGVQVFGQSLVAQQAFKGKLRRDVQMVFQDPYASLHPLHRIRRSLREPRQVNGLPFDEHSLVASLEQVGLPAEVLDRYPHQLSGGQRQRIAIVRALQLQPGLLLLDEPTSALDMTVQAEILNLLQGLRRDTGMTMILVSHDMNTVAHLCDRALVIKGGSIERRLDREGLSAIV